From the genome of Candidatus Microthrix subdominans, one region includes:
- a CDS encoding TIGR03619 family F420-dependent LLM class oxidoreductase, with product MPQPLAPQPHDGPPQLTIQPRNFAAEDPGGWNQLVDTAVAADAAGIDRIIVSDHVVFGEQPEAYADPKSGGVEGGRQPTGPDGHWLEPLTTLAFLAGQTERVRLGTSILLAALRRPVVLAKTAATLDVLSGGRLDLGVGVGWQKEEYEAAGLDFASRGRQLDHTLEVCRTLWTEERAGYDAPELSFDGIHAMPKPVQPGGVPVWVGGTVQPRAMERLARFGTGWIPWGPAVADPSRGVREMRQAMEDLGRDPATVQVTTYLRGVRDDNGELDLAPTMSAAPPLVELGITDFKVPITVPDGVGPATERLTEVVAAFQSAVK from the coding sequence GTGCCTCAGCCTCTCGCTCCCCAGCCGCACGACGGACCCCCCCAGCTGACGATCCAGCCCCGCAACTTTGCGGCCGAGGATCCGGGAGGCTGGAACCAGCTTGTCGACACAGCGGTGGCCGCCGACGCCGCCGGCATCGACCGCATCATCGTGTCCGACCACGTGGTATTCGGTGAGCAACCCGAGGCGTACGCCGACCCGAAGAGCGGCGGGGTCGAGGGTGGGCGTCAACCGACCGGGCCGGACGGGCACTGGCTCGAACCGTTGACGACTCTGGCGTTCCTCGCCGGGCAAACCGAGCGGGTGCGGCTGGGCACCAGCATCCTGCTCGCAGCGCTGCGGCGCCCCGTGGTACTCGCCAAGACCGCCGCCACGCTCGACGTGCTCTCCGGCGGGCGACTCGACCTCGGCGTTGGAGTCGGCTGGCAGAAAGAGGAGTACGAGGCCGCCGGGCTCGACTTCGCCAGCCGCGGCCGGCAACTCGACCACACGCTCGAGGTATGCCGGACGCTCTGGACTGAGGAGCGGGCCGGCTACGACGCGCCCGAGCTGAGCTTTGACGGCATCCACGCGATGCCCAAGCCGGTGCAACCCGGGGGCGTCCCGGTGTGGGTGGGCGGCACCGTTCAGCCCAGAGCCATGGAACGCTTGGCCCGCTTCGGCACCGGCTGGATCCCCTGGGGGCCGGCCGTGGCCGACCCGTCGCGTGGCGTCCGCGAGATGCGCCAAGCGATGGAGGACCTCGGACGCGACCCGGCGACCGTTCAGGTCACCACCTACCTGCGGGGGGTGCGAGACGACAACGGCGAACTCGACTTGGCCCCAACCATGTCGGCGGCGCCGCCGCTGGTCGAGCTCGGCATCACCGACTTCAAGGTGCCCATCACCGTGCCCGATGGCGTGGGGCCCGCCACCGAGCGCCTGACCGAGGTGGTTGCGGCGTTTCAATCAGCGGTGAAGTAA
- a CDS encoding DUF4193 family protein, translating into MAADDIDEIDELDDDAGAVDDVDEEELDEEDLSDDLHVDEDDDAVIGTVDDEIDDEDEKAEGASKAAKPSTDDDEEDEEDLGPDDVEADLDTILKGKIASEDDLDDDDEDEDEALVVPVKKTVAEQADGVTARQEGEFSCPGCFMVVHPRQFGRRSNPVCPSGEEDCPGIEIAFGTS; encoded by the coding sequence ATGGCTGCCGATGACATCGATGAAATCGACGAGCTTGACGACGACGCCGGCGCCGTCGACGACGTTGACGAAGAGGAACTCGACGAAGAAGACCTGAGCGACGACCTCCATGTCGACGAGGATGACGATGCCGTCATCGGCACCGTCGACGACGAAATCGATGACGAGGACGAGAAGGCCGAGGGCGCCTCGAAGGCGGCCAAGCCTTCGACCGACGATGACGAGGAGGACGAGGAGGATCTCGGGCCCGACGACGTTGAGGCCGACCTCGACACGATCCTCAAGGGTAAGATCGCCTCGGAGGACGACCTCGACGACGACGACGAGGATGAGGACGAAGCCCTCGTCGTCCCGGTGAAGAAGACGGTCGCCGAACAGGCCGATGGCGTCACCGCCCGACAGGAAGGGGAGTTTTCCTGCCCCGGCTGTTTCATGGTCGTCCACCCCCGCCAGTTCGGCCGCCGGTCCAATCCGGTGTGTCCGTCCGGCGAGGAGGACTGCCCCGGTATCGAGATCGCCTTCGGGACGTCGTGA
- a CDS encoding acyl-CoA/acyl-ACP dehydrogenase, whose product MDFAYDESEQAIGDLALQVLTDGSDPAQLRELERPTDGTAPGPRFDRALWATLADTGILGACLPDDLPGGGGAGLGLVALGRICEAQGATAAAVPLWETMALGALPLAGLAEGEARDRWLDRVAAGDAVLTAAWHEDGGEPDAPGCALTGRDEAPLISGSKVAVPAGWIADAAVVPVTAEDGGVALVLVELDHPSVTRTSLQTTAASPDANLDFADTPAELIASGDEALTWAWQRALATQCALITGGVAQAMAVTAQYTKDRKQFDQPIAAFQAVAHRAADAFVDTEGIRLTAAQALWRLEAGMPAAAEVAIAKYWAADAGQRVVHAAMHLHGGMGVDRDYPVHRYFLQMKEHELQLGGTSRSLVALGKLIAAGEA is encoded by the coding sequence GTGGACTTTGCCTACGACGAATCCGAACAGGCGATCGGCGACCTGGCGCTACAGGTGCTGACCGATGGCAGTGATCCGGCCCAGCTGCGGGAGCTGGAGCGGCCAACGGACGGAACCGCGCCCGGCCCGCGCTTCGACCGGGCCCTGTGGGCCACGCTGGCCGACACCGGCATCCTGGGCGCCTGCCTGCCCGACGACCTGCCCGGCGGCGGGGGAGCGGGGCTCGGTTTGGTGGCGCTCGGCCGCATCTGTGAAGCCCAGGGTGCCACTGCGGCGGCTGTTCCGCTGTGGGAGACGATGGCGCTGGGCGCACTGCCGCTGGCCGGGCTGGCCGAGGGCGAGGCGCGCGACCGTTGGTTGGATCGCGTGGCCGCCGGCGACGCGGTGCTGACCGCCGCCTGGCACGAGGACGGCGGCGAACCCGACGCCCCGGGGTGTGCCCTCACCGGCAGGGACGAGGCGCCGCTGATCAGCGGGTCGAAAGTGGCCGTGCCCGCCGGGTGGATCGCCGATGCCGCCGTCGTGCCGGTGACCGCCGAGGACGGCGGGGTGGCGCTGGTCCTCGTCGAGCTCGACCACCCATCGGTCACCCGCACGTCGTTGCAAACGACGGCGGCCAGCCCGGACGCCAACCTGGACTTCGCAGATACCCCGGCCGAGCTGATCGCAAGCGGCGACGAAGCCCTCACCTGGGCCTGGCAGCGGGCGCTGGCAACCCAGTGCGCCCTGATCACCGGCGGGGTGGCACAGGCCATGGCAGTCACCGCGCAGTACACCAAGGATCGCAAGCAGTTCGACCAGCCGATCGCCGCCTTTCAGGCGGTGGCCCACCGGGCCGCCGACGCGTTCGTCGACACAGAGGGCATCCGCCTGACCGCCGCCCAGGCGCTGTGGCGCCTTGAAGCGGGCATGCCCGCAGCGGCCGAGGTGGCGATCGCCAAGTACTGGGCAGCCGACGCCGGCCAGCGGGTGGTGCATGCCGCCATGCACCTGCACGGGGGCATGGGCGTCGACCGCGACTATCCGGTGCACCGCTACTTCCTTCAGATGAAGGAGCACGAGCTGCAACTGGGCGGCACCAGCCGCAGCCTGGTCGCTCTGGGCAAGCTGATCGCCGCCGGGGAGGCCTGA
- a CDS encoding GNAT family N-acetyltransferase → MTDALQVRPIGDADVAGVVDLLEQAHRHQLEQRDGEMWATVNAVPVTEERVRHRAEHGLVLVGTVLGVPVGVVVARHEVVSDKRLALIEELYTEPEARGVGVGRRLIQAVELWARATGCIGIESMALPGDRDTKNFFEAAGLIARAIVVHRSFEPTR, encoded by the coding sequence GTGACCGACGCGCTCCAGGTCCGTCCCATCGGTGACGCCGACGTCGCCGGGGTTGTCGATCTGCTCGAGCAGGCCCATCGCCATCAACTCGAACAGCGCGACGGCGAGATGTGGGCCACGGTCAACGCCGTTCCGGTGACCGAGGAACGCGTTCGTCACCGGGCGGAGCACGGCCTGGTGCTGGTCGGTACGGTCCTCGGCGTCCCGGTCGGCGTCGTTGTGGCGCGCCACGAGGTCGTGTCCGACAAACGCCTGGCGCTGATCGAAGAGCTGTACACCGAACCCGAGGCCAGAGGGGTGGGCGTCGGTCGTCGGCTGATTCAGGCGGTGGAGCTCTGGGCGAGAGCCACGGGGTGCATAGGCATCGAATCGATGGCGCTGCCCGGCGATCGTGACACCAAGAACTTCTTCGAAGCGGCCGGGCTGATCGCTCGCGCGATCGTGGTGCACCGCAGCTTCGAACCAACCCGATGA
- a CDS encoding nuclear transport factor 2 family protein, which translates to MKSESEQIRSLAIEYAEGVDRRRFDAVAELFLESGTLEPPGALRSGRRDIAAALEGLRRYSGTFHHLGQRRVDLDGDEATGEVYCQAHHFVETDGRREDRVVFIRYQDAYVRRLEGWRFASRRLEVDWVEERMSG; encoded by the coding sequence ATGAAGAGCGAGAGCGAACAGATCCGTTCGTTGGCCATTGAGTACGCCGAGGGCGTGGACCGTCGTCGCTTCGATGCGGTGGCGGAACTGTTCTTGGAGTCGGGCACCCTGGAGCCTCCGGGGGCGTTGCGCAGCGGCCGGCGCGACATCGCAGCGGCGCTGGAGGGGCTGCGTCGCTACTCCGGCACGTTCCACCATCTCGGCCAGCGCCGAGTGGACCTCGATGGCGACGAAGCGACCGGAGAGGTCTACTGCCAGGCGCATCATTTCGTTGAGACCGATGGTCGACGCGAAGATCGAGTGGTGTTCATTCGGTATCAGGACGCCTACGTGCGCCGCCTTGAAGGGTGGCGGTTTGCGTCCAGGCGCCTCGAGGTCGACTGGGTGGAGGAGCGCATGAGCGGCTGA
- a CDS encoding acyl-CoA dehydrogenase family protein codes for MQLAYTDEQEALRSELRDYYDRLLTPEVREALHEEEGVGRVHREIIGQMARDGWMGIGWPTEYGGQGRSQIEQFIFYDESMRSGAPVPMLTINTVGPTIMKNGTDEQKRRFLPRILAGEILFCIGYSESEAGTDLASLTTKATRDGDEYVISGQKMWTSLASDADYCWLAVRTNAEAAKHKGISMVVVPMDADGITIEPLHLLSQHDINQVYYDDVRVRADNLVGGENNGWSLIVDQLNHERVTLCSSGLLEQAYTEVRDWALATRNADGRRVVDDEWVQMNLARVRAGLDYLRLINWKVAWTGTQGTLDVADASTIKVFGTEWYLESFRLLMEVLGPRGYVARGSAGDLLAGRLEMNYRSLLILTFGGGTNEIQRDLIAMFGLGMPRPLRA; via the coding sequence ATGCAGCTGGCCTACACCGACGAGCAGGAAGCGCTTCGCTCGGAGCTGCGCGACTACTACGACCGGCTCCTCACCCCCGAGGTGCGCGAGGCGCTCCACGAGGAGGAGGGCGTCGGTCGGGTCCACCGCGAGATCATCGGCCAGATGGCCCGGGACGGCTGGATGGGCATCGGTTGGCCCACCGAGTACGGCGGACAGGGTCGAAGCCAGATCGAGCAGTTCATCTTCTACGACGAGTCGATGCGCTCGGGTGCCCCCGTGCCGATGCTCACGATCAACACGGTCGGGCCGACGATCATGAAGAACGGCACCGACGAGCAGAAGCGACGCTTCCTGCCCCGCATCCTGGCGGGGGAGATCCTGTTCTGCATCGGCTACAGCGAGTCCGAGGCCGGGACCGACCTGGCATCGCTGACGACCAAGGCCACCCGTGACGGCGACGAGTACGTGATTTCCGGGCAGAAGATGTGGACGTCGCTGGCATCGGATGCCGACTACTGCTGGCTGGCGGTTCGCACCAACGCCGAGGCGGCCAAACACAAGGGCATCTCGATGGTCGTCGTGCCGATGGACGCCGACGGCATCACGATCGAGCCGTTGCACCTGCTCAGCCAGCACGACATCAACCAGGTGTATTACGACGACGTGAGGGTCCGGGCCGACAACCTGGTCGGCGGCGAGAACAACGGCTGGTCGCTGATCGTCGACCAGCTGAACCACGAGCGGGTCACGCTGTGCTCCTCCGGGCTGCTCGAGCAGGCCTACACCGAGGTGCGGGACTGGGCGCTGGCAACCCGCAACGCCGACGGGCGCCGGGTGGTCGACGACGAATGGGTGCAGATGAACCTCGCCCGGGTGCGGGCCGGCCTCGACTATCTGCGGCTGATCAACTGGAAGGTGGCCTGGACCGGCACCCAGGGCACCCTCGACGTGGCCGACGCCTCCACGATCAAGGTGTTCGGCACCGAGTGGTATCTCGAGTCGTTCCGGCTGCTGATGGAGGTGCTCGGGCCCCGCGGCTACGTCGCCCGAGGTTCGGCCGGCGACCTGTTGGCCGGACGCCTGGAGATGAACTACCGATCGTTGCTCATCCTCACGTTCGGGGGCGGCACCAACGAGATCCAACGAGACCTGATCGCCATGTTCGGCCTGGGGATGCCCCGGCCGCTGCGGGCCTAG
- the heR gene encoding heliorhodopsin HeR: MTNAHDQPKASSLDLGPHPDESIAKLRWFNLAMGGLHLLQGIAIVALSNNFRAPVTGSFLDGPPGTPTQLTELFSIPFGWGVAAFVFLSAIAHFLIAGPLFGAYSRQLRQGRNDFRWIEYALSASWMIVLIAMLTGASDFAALLGLFGVNAAMILFGLIAERSGQPGGSGWQLPFWLGTLCGAVPWIIIAINLWAPGQDSSAPTFVYVIFVTIFVFFDSFAVNFWLQYRRVGRWRSYLFGETAYVVLSLVAKSLLAWQVFAGALAS, encoded by the coding sequence ATGACCAATGCGCACGATCAACCGAAGGCTTCGTCGCTCGACCTCGGCCCCCACCCGGACGAGTCGATCGCCAAGCTGCGGTGGTTCAACCTGGCGATGGGTGGGCTTCACCTTCTCCAGGGCATCGCCATCGTCGCGCTGTCCAACAACTTCCGGGCCCCGGTCACCGGCTCGTTCCTCGACGGACCGCCCGGTACACCGACGCAATTGACCGAGCTGTTCTCCATCCCGTTCGGTTGGGGCGTCGCCGCCTTTGTGTTCCTCTCGGCGATCGCCCACTTCCTGATCGCCGGGCCGCTGTTCGGTGCCTACTCCCGCCAGCTTCGCCAGGGACGCAACGACTTCCGATGGATTGAATATGCGCTGAGCGCCTCGTGGATGATCGTGCTGATCGCCATGCTCACCGGCGCCAGCGACTTCGCTGCGCTGCTCGGGCTGTTTGGGGTCAATGCCGCCATGATCCTCTTTGGGCTGATCGCCGAACGATCGGGCCAGCCCGGCGGCTCGGGCTGGCAGCTGCCCTTCTGGCTGGGCACGCTGTGCGGTGCCGTGCCGTGGATCATCATCGCCATAAATCTGTGGGCGCCGGGCCAGGATTCGTCCGCACCGACGTTCGTGTACGTCATCTTCGTCACGATCTTCGTCTTCTTCGATAGCTTCGCCGTCAACTTCTGGCTCCAGTACCGCCGGGTGGGCCGCTGGCGCAGCTACCTGTTCGGCGAGACGGCCTATGTGGTGTTGTCGCTCGTGGCCAAGTCGTTGCTGGCCTGGCAGGTGTTCGCCGGGGCGCTCGCCTCCTGA
- a CDS encoding NUDIX domain-containing protein, whose protein sequence is MIGLAAGDGAVDPVGRPQLAVGAVVQSSDELLLVRRGTEPHIGRWTLPGGRVERGELLAEAVIRELREETGVVGVCSDLLGLAELLPGFGNDDDPHDDQQGVARPGNNHFVVANFVITLLDPDQRPIAGSDASDVAWVPVWDVAEMDLTPGLAEFLSEHRIIDTIV, encoded by the coding sequence ATGATCGGCCTGGCTGCGGGCGACGGAGCTGTCGATCCTGTCGGCCGCCCCCAGCTGGCCGTCGGCGCCGTCGTGCAGAGCAGCGATGAGCTGTTGTTGGTTCGTCGGGGAACCGAGCCTCACATCGGGCGTTGGACCCTGCCGGGGGGACGGGTGGAGCGGGGCGAGCTCTTGGCCGAAGCGGTGATCCGAGAGCTTCGCGAGGAAACCGGAGTGGTCGGTGTGTGTAGCGACCTGTTGGGTCTCGCCGAGCTGCTCCCCGGGTTTGGAAACGACGATGATCCTCACGACGATCAGCAGGGTGTTGCCCGACCGGGAAACAACCACTTTGTGGTCGCCAACTTCGTGATCACGTTGCTCGACCCGGATCAGCGCCCGATCGCCGGCTCGGACGCGTCCGACGTCGCCTGGGTGCCGGTGTGGGATGTCGCCGAGATGGACCTGACACCCGGACTGGCGGAGTTTCTCTCCGAGCACCGCATCATCGACACGATCGTCTGA
- a CDS encoding crotonase/enoyl-CoA hydratase family protein, with the protein MTNEETTAAPVIEGNEKVLLERRGHVAIITINRPEARNAVNGDVAQGVEAAIDLLESDDDLWVGVLTGARTEKGWIFSAGADLKAMSTDPGAMMTEKGGFAGFAARERTKPVIAAVDGPALAGGTEIVLACDLVVASKTAVFGVPEVLRNLVAAGGGLFRLPRVLPRNIAMELVLTGRLDFSAERAHHFGWVNALTEESGALEGAVALAAQIEKAAPLAVRESRKIVLEAAEADEATGWKLSNDGIAKMFGAEDFGEGLTAFFEKRDPVWKGR; encoded by the coding sequence ATGACGAACGAGGAAACAACAGCCGCTCCGGTGATCGAGGGCAACGAGAAGGTGCTCCTGGAGCGCCGCGGCCATGTGGCGATCATCACGATCAACCGCCCCGAGGCCCGCAACGCGGTCAACGGTGACGTCGCCCAAGGCGTCGAGGCGGCGATCGACCTGTTGGAGTCCGACGACGACCTGTGGGTGGGCGTGCTCACCGGCGCCCGCACCGAAAAGGGCTGGATCTTTTCGGCCGGTGCCGACCTGAAGGCGATGAGCACCGACCCCGGTGCCATGATGACCGAAAAGGGCGGCTTCGCCGGGTTCGCCGCCCGTGAACGCACCAAGCCGGTGATCGCTGCGGTCGACGGACCGGCGCTGGCCGGCGGCACCGAGATCGTCCTGGCCTGCGACCTGGTCGTCGCCTCGAAGACCGCCGTGTTCGGCGTCCCCGAGGTGTTGCGCAACCTGGTCGCCGCCGGCGGCGGGCTGTTCCGCCTGCCCCGTGTGTTGCCCCGCAACATCGCCATGGAGCTGGTGCTGACCGGCCGTCTCGACTTCTCCGCCGAGCGAGCTCATCACTTCGGCTGGGTCAACGCCCTCACCGAGGAGAGCGGGGCCCTCGAAGGCGCCGTTGCGCTGGCCGCCCAGATCGAAAAGGCGGCCCCGCTGGCCGTTCGCGAGAGCCGCAAGATCGTTCTGGAGGCCGCCGAGGCCGACGAGGCGACCGGTTGGAAGCTGTCCAACGACGGCATCGCCAAGATGTTTGGCGCCGAGGACTTCGGCGAGGGCCTCACGGCCTTCTTCGAGAAGCGCGACCCGGTCTGGAAGGGCCGCTAA
- a CDS encoding macro domain-containing protein gives MITVVAGDLTRQDTQVVVNAANRQLAHGGGVAAALVRAGGPSVQSESDSWVAEHGPLADGQAAVTTAGDMVATWIVHVAGPIYSGSDDDPTKLAATVTAALDAVVSLDARSVAMPAISAGIYGYPIDEALAVITDAATRWEADHPEWGGEIRFVAFEAEVAERWHKLVGAAS, from the coding sequence ATGATCACGGTGGTTGCAGGAGACCTCACCCGACAGGACACCCAGGTGGTGGTTAACGCCGCCAACCGGCAGCTGGCGCACGGCGGGGGAGTGGCAGCCGCACTCGTCCGGGCGGGCGGGCCGTCCGTTCAGTCCGAGTCTGATTCGTGGGTGGCCGAACACGGACCGCTGGCCGACGGTCAGGCGGCGGTCACCACCGCCGGGGACATGGTCGCCACCTGGATCGTGCATGTTGCCGGGCCGATCTACTCGGGATCCGACGACGACCCGACCAAGCTGGCCGCAACGGTCACGGCAGCGTTGGACGCGGTTGTGTCGCTCGACGCCCGTTCGGTGGCCATGCCCGCCATCTCGGCCGGGATCTACGGCTATCCGATCGATGAGGCGCTGGCGGTCATCACCGATGCTGCAACCAGGTGGGAGGCCGATCACCCCGAGTGGGGTGGGGAAATCCGCTTCGTGGCCTTTGAGGCCGAAGTCGCCGAGCGCTGGCACAAGCTGGTTGGAGCGGCGTCGTGA
- a CDS encoding FxsA family protein, which translates to MLWLFVVLFIVVPLAELWAIIAVSDIIGGWPTIGLLLFDSLLGAWLLKRQGRGVLAKVDARLRANQLPTDELVDGVLILFAGALMLTPGFITDAAGFLLLLPFTRAPLRAALKRRFTVRMGRGFQFVSSSTTMGGSMGGQGKSSFGSGAPAGGRVWEAEVIEDDQELPGPEQS; encoded by the coding sequence ATGCTCTGGCTGTTCGTCGTGCTTTTCATCGTGGTGCCGTTGGCCGAGCTGTGGGCCATCATCGCCGTGTCCGACATCATCGGTGGCTGGCCGACGATCGGGCTGTTGTTGTTCGACAGCCTGCTCGGCGCCTGGTTGCTGAAGCGCCAGGGCAGGGGAGTGCTCGCCAAGGTGGACGCTCGGCTGAGGGCGAATCAGTTGCCCACCGACGAGCTGGTCGACGGCGTGCTGATCCTGTTTGCCGGTGCGCTCATGCTCACGCCCGGCTTCATCACCGACGCCGCCGGCTTCCTGCTGCTGTTGCCGTTCACCCGGGCTCCACTACGCGCCGCGCTGAAGCGCCGCTTCACCGTTCGGATGGGCCGAGGGTTTCAGTTTGTCTCCTCCTCCACAACCATGGGAGGATCCATGGGTGGCCAAGGTAAATCGTCATTCGGGTCGGGGGCGCCCGCTGGCGGGCGGGTGTGGGAGGCCGAGGTGATCGAGGACGACCAGGAACTGCCCGGTCCCGAACAGAGTTGA
- a CDS encoding mycothione reductase, translated as MVIGSGSGNTFLDERFEHLSVAMVERDAFGGTCLNRGCIPSKMLIYPATVIRLAEEAKALGVDLSLDGVRWREIRDRTFGRIDPIAAGGEEYRRGQNHVTVYGGTATFVGDRTVEVTDPSGLSQLVSADRVVLAAGARPRRPRVEGLDGVPFHTSDTIMRIDEVPEHLVIIGGGFIAAEMAHAFGTFGARVTIIGRSPRLLGHEDWEIGRRFTQALGHRYDLRLNVTVQSVRRSDAGIAVECSDGQTVEGDVVLVAAGRVPNADELCVERTGVTVDPYGYVITDDTLATEAEGIWALGDIRNPLQLKHLANREADIVGHNLTHPDDLRRIDESAVPHVVFSHPEVAQVGRSEEALQALGHPYLVGRRDYGATAYGWAMEDQVGFAKVLVDPDTRLILGAHIIGHEASLLIQPLAQAMALGNTADDVARTVIYPHPALSEVVEQLLLEVPYTPSRGGEFEPWE; from the coding sequence ATGGTGATCGGCTCCGGGTCGGGCAACACGTTTCTCGACGAGCGCTTCGAACACCTCTCGGTGGCGATGGTCGAGCGAGACGCGTTCGGCGGCACCTGCTTGAACCGGGGCTGCATCCCCTCGAAGATGCTGATCTACCCGGCGACGGTGATCCGCCTGGCCGAGGAGGCCAAGGCGCTCGGGGTCGACCTCAGCCTGGATGGGGTGCGGTGGCGTGAGATCCGCGACCGCACCTTCGGCCGCATCGACCCGATCGCCGCCGGCGGTGAGGAGTACCGCCGGGGGCAGAACCACGTCACCGTCTACGGCGGCACCGCCACCTTCGTCGGCGACCGCACCGTCGAGGTGACCGACCCGTCGGGATTGAGCCAACTGGTCAGCGCCGACCGGGTGGTTCTCGCCGCCGGGGCTCGCCCGCGTAGGCCACGGGTCGAGGGCCTCGACGGCGTGCCCTTCCACACCTCGGACACGATCATGCGGATCGACGAGGTGCCCGAGCACCTCGTGATCATCGGGGGCGGGTTCATCGCCGCCGAGATGGCTCACGCCTTCGGCACGTTCGGCGCCAGGGTGACGATCATCGGCCGGTCGCCGCGCCTACTGGGGCACGAGGACTGGGAGATCGGCAGGCGCTTCACCCAGGCGCTCGGTCACCGCTACGACCTCCGGCTGAACGTGACCGTCCAGTCGGTGCGCCGCAGCGACGCCGGCATCGCCGTCGAGTGTTCCGACGGGCAAACGGTCGAGGGGGACGTGGTGTTGGTGGCCGCTGGGCGCGTGCCCAACGCTGACGAACTGTGCGTCGAGCGCACCGGGGTGACCGTCGATCCCTACGGGTATGTCATCACCGACGACACCCTGGCGACCGAGGCGGAGGGCATCTGGGCGCTGGGCGACATCCGCAACCCGCTGCAGCTCAAGCACCTGGCCAACCGGGAGGCCGACATCGTCGGGCACAACCTCACCCACCCCGACGACCTGCGCCGCATCGACGAGTCGGCGGTGCCCCACGTGGTGTTCAGCCATCCGGAGGTGGCCCAGGTGGGCCGTTCCGAAGAAGCGCTTCAGGCGCTTGGCCATCCCTATCTGGTCGGCCGCCGCGACTACGGCGCCACCGCCTACGGCTGGGCGATGGAGGACCAAGTCGGGTTTGCCAAGGTGCTGGTCGACCCGGACACACGCCTGATCCTGGGCGCCCACATCATCGGCCATGAGGCCTCGCTGCTGATCCAGCCGCTCGCTCAGGCGATGGCGCTGGGCAACACCGCCGACGACGTGGCCCGCACGGTGATCTATCCCCATCCGGCGCTCAGCGAGGTCGTCGAACAGTTGCTGCTCGAGGTGCCGTACACGCCGAGCAGGGGCGGCGAGTTCGAACCCTGGGAGTAG